The Desulfovibrio desulfuricans genomic interval TGAGGAAGCGGCGGTTGGCGTAGTCCAGCGCTTCGCTGGCCTTGATGCCCTTGCGGCGGCCAAGCTCTGCAATACTGAACAGCAAATCGCCCAGTTCGTGCTTCTGGGCATCCTGATCGCCGCCAGCGGAGGCGTCCAGCCATTCCAGCCATTCGGCTTCCACCTGCTGTTCCACCTCTTCATCTTCCTGCCAGGTAAAGCCCACGCGGGCAGCCTTGGAATTGATGCGGTAGGCCTTGGCAAGCGGAGGCAGGCTCTCGGGCAGGCTGTCAAACAGGCCCTTGGGCTTGCCTTCATCATCAGTATGCTCGGCGCGCTTGATTTTTTCCCAGGCTTTGAGCTGTTCTTCAAGGCTGTCAAAAACCGTGTTGCTGAACACGTGGGGGTGGCGGCGGATCATCTTGGCCCTGTTGTTGTTGAGGGCATCGTCAAGGTTGAACTGCCCCTGTTTTTCATACAGGCGCGCCACAAAGAGCAGCAAAAAGGCCACATCGCCCAGTTCTTCGCGGATGTCGGCCACGTTGCCGGAACGGATGGCGCTCACAAGCTCATGGCTTTCTTCAATAACGTATTCGGCAAGGCTTTCTGGGGTCTGCTCCTTGTCCCAGGGGCAGCCGTCGGGAGCGGTGAGTTTGTCTATGATGAGTTGCAGTTCTTCGAGGGCGGTCTTTTCCATGATGGCGTATTTCCTTGGTAATTCTGGCAGTTAAATGCCCAGGCGGGCGGTGAGGTCAGGCGGCAGCCAGCCGTGTACCTGGGTCATGAGCGCGTTGAAGTAGGGCAGTGCGCGCGAATGCTGCATAAAGGGCGCGCCCGCGAAAAATTTTTGCAGAAACAGCAGGGCCAGCGAGCAGAGCAGGACGCCCTTGGCAAGACCGAGCATGCCTCCAGCCAGTTTGTCTGCCCATGACACAAAGGAGAAGGAAAGTATTTTTTGCAGGATGCGCGCAATAATGGCCACCGAAATGATGACCCCCAGAAAAATGAGCACGTATGCCGCAATGATGCGCCATGAGGGATCAGTGATGAGCGTAAGGCGCGGCGCAAGCAGCGGATGGTAATGGTGCGCGGCCCAGAAGCCGCCCAGCAGTGAAATAAGTCCGGCAACTTCGCCCACAAAACCGTGGATAAAGCCCCGTGTGCCAAAAAATACCAGAACAAGCACTATGATGAGGTCGAAAATATCCTGACCCAT includes:
- the mazG gene encoding nucleoside triphosphate pyrophosphohydrolase, translating into MEKTALEELQLIIDKLTAPDGCPWDKEQTPESLAEYVIEESHELVSAIRSGNVADIREELGDVAFLLLFVARLYEKQGQFNLDDALNNNRAKMIRRHPHVFSNTVFDSLEEQLKAWEKIKRAEHTDDEGKPKGLFDSLPESLPPLAKAYRINSKAARVGFTWQEDEEVEQQVEAEWLEWLDASAGGDQDAQKHELGDLLFSIAELGRRKGIKASEALDYANRRFLKRFARMEEIAREKNLDFSALTLDEKDELWNTAKAEETAAKA
- a CDS encoding CvpA family protein, with product MGQDIFDLIIVLVLVFFGTRGFIHGFVGEVAGLISLLGGFWAAHHYHPLLAPRLTLITDPSWRIIAAYVLIFLGVIISVAIIARILQKILSFSFVSWADKLAGGMLGLAKGVLLCSLALLFLQKFFAGAPFMQHSRALPYFNALMTQVHGWLPPDLTARLGI